The nucleotide sequence CGTAGCCGGGCGCGAACGGGTTGTCGGGCAGGTCGAGGCCTGCGTACGAACCGGACCACATCTGCGAGCCGATGCCGATCAGTTGTTCGCGTGTCATGCCTTCGGGCGACTGGCCCATGAAGAACAGGCCCATCTTTGCCATGCCGATGTGAATCGATGCGGTGACGTCGCCATTTGCGAAGTAGTCGGCGCGGTCCATCATGAGCATGTTGGGGAACTGTCCCATCATGGCTTCTTCCTGGGGGTTCAGTCCTTCAGGACGCATCATGCCGAACATCTTGAGTGCCGGAGCCATCTGGTTGAGGGCTGCCAGCATGGTGAAGTTCGGATCGAAGCTCGGCGTGCCAGGTAGGCCCAGCGCGTCCATTGGCTGGCCGCTGACGAAGTTGCGGAACGCCATGATCTTCGCGTCGGGTGTGTCACGCGTTGCGGGTTGCATATCCCAATTGCCGGCGTTGGCGACTGGTTCGGCCAGCATGGAGGCTTCGCCGGCGTACCAGCGATACTTGGGCGACTGGAGTTCGGGATCGTATTCCGAGTGTGGTTCGTATTGTCCGGTTTCGGCGTTGTAGACGGGGATGTTCGCTTCGGGTCCGTCGGCAACTCCGTAGGTCGGTGCCCAGACGCGGCGTGCCGCGCCGGACGTTTCCGGAATGTGGCAGGTTTCGCACGCGATCTTGTCCGTGTGCAGGTTCAGCCGCGGGTCGGACTCGTGCGGTGCGTCGGTGTGGCAGTTTTCGCAGCTCACTTCGACGTCCTGCAGATCCCATCCCATCATGTCGGTGACGCGGGAACCGCGTGCGATCTTGTGGTCGTCGACGACGTGGCACTCGGTGCAGTGCATGCCTGCCGCCGCGTGGACGTCGGTGTGGGGTTCGTAGGGTGTGCCGCGCTTGTAGGTGTAGTCGGCCTGGCCATGGTGGTGGCAGCGCAAGCAGGCTTCTGGTGTGACCGGGCCGCCGACGCTCCAGGCTGCTTCGAGCGTATCGTCGCGGTGCCAGACCATGCGGCCCAACTCGTCGTCGTAGACGAGCGGGCGTTGGTCGGCCAGTTCGAGTTCCTCCGCGACGCCGTTGTTATCGGCGTCGTATTCGGTCGCGTGGCAAATCAAGCAATCGAGAGTATCCTTTTGCTCCTGCGTGTACTCGCCGGTGCTCGGATCGGGGAAGGGCAGGCCATCGCCGACGTGGCAGCGGCCGCACTGCTGGTAGTAGTTCACGATCGAGTTCGAGCCAACGAGGCCGCAGGCGCGGTCGATCATGCCATGTGCGCCGCCGCCCGGGTACTCGATCGTGTCGTTTTCACTGCGCCACAGGTAGTGGACGGAGTCCATGACTTCGCCGCCGGCCTGCGGGTGGCAGACTTCGCATTGTGCGGGTCCGGTGTAGGTGTCGCCGATCAGGAACTTGTGATCGGGATTAGTCAGCATCGTCTTGAGGATGGTCTGCATTTCCTGGTCGTAGCCGAGTGCCTCGAAGTCCAGGCGGCCATCGTCTTCCGTGTGGCAGCTTGCACAGGTCAGGGCGCCGTCTTTCTTGATGGCGTGACTGACGGTGATGAAAGAGCCGGTCACCGTCGTGGGATCCATGTCCGGGACGTAGTTGGGCGCGAACGGGCTATCGGGCAAATCGAGGCCGGCGTAGACGCCGGACCACATTTGCGAGCCGATCGCGATCAACTGGTCGCGAGTCATTCCGGCGGGGGATTGGCCTTGGAAGAACAAGCCCATTTTCGCCATGCCGATATGCACGGAAGCGGTGACGTCGCCGTTGGCGAAATAGTCCGCGCGATCCATGATCAGCATATTCGGGAATTGGCCCATCATGGCTTCTTCCTGGGGCGTCAGGCCTTCGGGGCGCATCAGGCCGAACATCTTGAGGGCCGGGGCCATCTGGTTCAGGGCAGCCAGCATCGTGAAGTTCGGATTGAAGTCCGGCGTGCCGGGCAGGCCCATGCCGTCCATCGGCTGGCCGCTGATGAAGTTACGGAATGGGGTAATCTTCGCTCCGGAGGAATCGCGGGTTGCGGGCTGCATGTCCCAGTTACCCGCGTTGGCAACGGGCTCGGCCAACATCGAGGCCTGGCCATTGTACCAGCGATAGGAGGGCGGCTTCAACTCGCCGTCATATTCCGAGTAGGGTTCCCACTGGCCGGTTTCGGCGTTGTAGACGGGGACGTTGGCCTCGGGGCCTTCGGTCACGCCGTACGTCGGTGCCCAAACGCGACGGGCCGCACCGGAGACCTCCGGAATGTGGCAGGTCTCGCAGGCGATCTTGTCGGTGTGCAGATTGAGCATCACCTGGGTCTTGTGGGGGGCGTCGGTGTGGCACTTCTCGCAAGTCACGTCGACGTCTTGTCTTTCCCACGCGAACATGTCGGTAACGCGAGAGCCGCGGGCCATCTTGTGAGCGTCGACTTCGTGACACGCGGTGCAGTTCATGCCGGCCGCGGCGTGGACGTCGGTGTGGGGCTCGTAGGGCGTGCCGCGCTTGTACTCATAGTCCGCCTGGCCGTGATGGTGGCAACGCAGACAGGCTTCGGGGCTGACCGGGCCGCCGACGCTTTCGGCTGCCTGGGTACTTTCATCGCGATGCCAGACCCACTTGCCCTTCTCGTCATCGTAGACGAGGGGGCGCTTGTCGGCGAGTTCGATCTCGTCGGCCTCGCCGTTGTTGTCCGCATCATAGGTGACGGCGTGGCAGATCAGACAGTCGATGGAGATCTTCTGCTCGAAGGAGTATTCGCCCGTTGTCGGATCGGGGAAGGGGAGTCCTTCGCCGACGTGGCAACGGCCGCACTGGTCGTAGTAGTTCACGATGGAGTTCGAGCCGACGAGTCCGCAGGCGCGGTCGATCATACCGTGGGCGCCTCCGCCCGGGTATTCCACCGTGTCGTTTTCGGTGCGCCATGCGTAGTGCACCGAATCGATCACTTCGTTTGCCGCCTGCTTGTGACAGACGATGCAGCTTCTGGCGTCGACGTAGCCGTTGGGGAAGTACCCCTCGTGGCTTGTCATTGCCGGGGCCACAGCAGCTATAGCACAGAAGAGCAGAGCCCAATATGCCATATGCGGCTTGTGAAATATTTCACAATTCATAGCCTCGAAATCCTCCCTTTCCTACCTCTTTTTATAGGCGTCCACAAAGGGGGCGCCCGAATTTCAACCTTGGAGTTTCTGGCGGAGATGATCGAAGGACGCCCGGGCTTCCGAGGCGTCGTCGAATTCCGCTTCCATATGGCGGCAGATTGCCGCGCATATGTCACCGACCATGGGTGTCCGGACTGAATAGTGGACGAATCGGCCTTCTCGCTCGCCATGAACCAGGCCGGCGCGCTCCATTACTTTGAGGTGCTGGCTGGTGGATCCGATGGAGAGTCCGAGTTTCTCGGAGAGTTCGCCGACGTTGTGACGTTTCGTCTTCAGAATGGAGACGATCATCAGGCGCACGGGGTGCCCGAGCGTCCGCAGGCGCTCGGCGATGTCTTCGAGGACTTCCAGCTCTTTCGCTAAATCGGCCATCTATTGTCCTGTTTATCCCATATTCTATAGATGAATAGAACGACATGGTGATGGAGTGTCAAGCGAAACCGGATTGGGGTGGTGAGCGGTTCGGGGTGGGGTCCAGCAGTCGGAGTGGAGAAGCGGGTTGCACTCCTGTCCATGACTCGATAGAAATCCCTCTGATGGACTTGGACTCGCGTTTGGAGGAGGAGCTTGTGAAGAGGCGTTGGATTGCGGTGGCTGTGGCCTTGGTGGTCGGGGTGATTGCGATGGCGGGGTGCGGGAGGGATTCCGGCAAGTCGACCCCGATGACACCCGAAGATGCATTGAGGGCGAAGGCTGATAAGCTGCTTCGTAAGAAGAGGCTGAGGAAATACCAAGAGGCGATTCGCGCGATGTATCTGCCGGCGATCGGGATGACGGCGGAGCGGGCGACCTCGTCATTGGACGTGGGAGCCAGCAAGGTTGGCGGCGATCCGGACGTACCCGTCGGGTTCGAGTGGCCGAAGAATGGTGAGAGGGAGATCGACTTCCTGCTTCAGATCGACCTTTCGACGTGCAAAGATTTTGAGGCGGGGGCTCTTCTGCCGTCTGAAGGGACGCTGGCTTTCTTCTATGATGTTGAAGACCAGCCGTGGGGCATGGACCCGACGGACAAGAACAGATTCGCGTGTCGCTACTTCCCGCCGGGCGAGGGAATGCAGCGCCGCGAACGGTCGGACGAGATCGAGCCACTGGATGAATACACCATCCACGTCATGCCGATGATCTCATTGCCTCACGTCACATCGACGGCGTTCGACGAACTGGCAGAGCGGTTCGATTGGAGCGAATCGCAAATCGAGCGGTACGACGATGTGGTTCTGGATGTCTTGCTGGATCATCCTGCCCGCCATTCTCTCTTGGGTTATCCTTATCCGGAACAGAACGCCGACATGGAACTCGAGGTTCAGTTGGCGTTTCATGGCATCGAGCCCTTCGACATTCAAGAGGGTGACGAGATGAAGCGGGCGAACAAGCTGGCTGAAGATGCGGACGATTGGATTCTCCTGCTGGAGTTGGGGACGATCGATGATCGCATGATGTGGGGAGACGTTGGGTCCCTGTACT is from bacterium and encodes:
- a CDS encoding metalloregulator ArsR/SmtB family transcription factor, yielding MADLAKELEVLEDIAERLRTLGHPVRLMIVSILKTKRHNVGELSEKLGLSIGSTSQHLKVMERAGLVHGEREGRFVHYSVRTPMVGDICAAICRHMEAEFDDASEARASFDHLRQKLQG
- a CDS encoding DUF1963 domain-containing protein, translating into MKRRWIAVAVALVVGVIAMAGCGRDSGKSTPMTPEDALRAKADKLLRKKRLRKYQEAIRAMYLPAIGMTAERATSSLDVGASKVGGDPDVPVGFEWPKNGEREIDFLLQIDLSTCKDFEAGALLPSEGTLAFFYDVEDQPWGMDPTDKNRFACRYFPPGEGMQRRERSDEIEPLDEYTIHVMPMISLPHVTSTAFDELAERFDWSESQIERYDDVVLDVLLDHPARHSLLGYPYPEQNADMELEVQLAFHGIEPFDIQEGDEMKRANKLAEDADDWILLLELGTIDDRMMWGDVGSLYWWIRKQDLAERRFKNVWVILQCG